In Clostridiaceae bacterium, one genomic interval encodes:
- a CDS encoding Spo0E family sporulation regulatory protein-aspartic acid phosphatase has translation MNYNNSDKLLLKIRSLQDRLNTLIKEEQSLTEEEIIAINNELDELISQHYSCLKNQEN, from the coding sequence GTGAACTATAATAATTCCGACAAATTGCTGTTAAAGATAAGATCTCTTCAGGACAGATTGAATACATTAATTAAAGAAGAACAGTCATTAACAGAAGAAGAAATAATTGCCATTAATAATGAGCTTGATGAGCTTATTTCTCAACACTATTCCTGTTTAAAAAACCAAGAAAACTAA